Proteins encoded within one genomic window of Neoarius graeffei isolate fNeoGra1 chromosome 18, fNeoGra1.pri, whole genome shotgun sequence:
- the LOC132866572 gene encoding THAP domain-containing protein 1-like isoform X2 translates to MVFACCAVGCHNRQGQHAGRSFYRFPTDPDKRAKWIAAVNRQDWEPTEYSRLCSDHFISDFVPSVFQHTSSPVKRKGQQSLESFQRRQAMKSRKREEESRRSAAQALLDLTSGLNIPVKDLELENTTEADVERTFETSVYAHRLTCPWTIFLLWNLSSKT, encoded by the exons atggtgtttgcttgttgtgctgtgggctgccacaacagacagggacagcatgcaggacgctccttttaccggtttcctactgacccagacaagagggccaaatggattgcagctgtgaatagacaggattgggagccaacagagtactccagactttgcagtgatcatttcatttcag ATTTTGTTCCCAGTGTCTTCCAACACACCTCATCACCTGTGAAGCGAAAAGGGCAGCAGTCTCTGGAGTCATTTCAGCGTCGACAGGCCATGAAGTCCAGAAAGAGAGAGGAAGAATCCCGTAGATCAGCTGCACAAGCTCTCCTGGATCTAACCTCAGGCCTGAACATTCCAGTAAAGGACTTGGAATTAGAGAATACTACTGAGGCAGATGTTGAACGAACATTTGAAACCTCAGTGTATGCACACAGACTGACTTGTC
- the LOC132866572 gene encoding peroxynitrite isomerase THAP4-like isoform X1 gives MVFACCAVGCHNRQGQHAGRSFYRFPTDPDKRAKWIAAVNRQDWEPTEYSRLCSDHFISGARSNHPLSPDFVPSVFQHTSSPVKRKGQQSLESFQRRQAMKSRKREEESRRSAAQALLDLTSGLNIPVKDLELENTTEADVERTFETSVYAHRLTCPWTIFLLWNLSSKT, from the exons atggtgtttgcttgttgtgctgtgggctgccacaacagacagggacagcatgcaggacgctccttttaccggtttcctactgacccagacaagagggccaaatggattgcagctgtgaatagacaggattgggagccaacagagtactccagactttgcagtgatcatttcatttcag GAGCAAGGAGTAACCACCCCCTCTCCCCAGATTTTGTTCCCAGTGTCTTCCAACACACCTCATCACCTGTGAAGCGAAAAGGGCAGCAGTCTCTGGAGTCATTTCAGCGTCGACAGGCCATGAAGTCCAGAAAGAGAGAGGAAGAATCCCGTAGATCAGCTGCACAAGCTCTCCTGGATCTAACCTCAGGCCTGAACATTCCAGTAAAGGACTTGGAATTAGAGAATACTACTGAGGCAGATGTTGAACGAACATTTGAAACCTCAGTGTATGCACACAGACTGACTTGTC